The sequence below is a genomic window from Silene latifolia isolate original U9 population chromosome 7, ASM4854445v1, whole genome shotgun sequence.
AAAtcttatattaaaataaatttcatGTTATAACAACTAGGTATAACTGAACAGACGAGGCTCGACTAATATAAGTATATAACAACTAGGTCCGGTCAGATGTAGGTAATAATCACCACATAATAATATAACGATGATAATGTATTAGTAATGTGAAATATATTATCTTTAATATTTGAAACGACGGAGCGTCACGGTGTTAAACAAGTTCAAAGTTATTATAAAACGAGAGATTTATATAGTTTAAGACAAAATATAAACAAATTAACTAAACAAGTTTCACATACGTAGTTTACAAATTTGACTCGGGTTAATAAAAGACGTTTTATTAACGTATTACAAACAGATTAATTAATAacgtatttttttttaaattgcgTAAAGTAATATTTAGAAATTATGTTTAAATATCTTAGAAACTACATTTTAATACGAAAAGATCATTTTTGAAACTGATTTATCGTATAATAGTCCTATTGAAGCCAGGTTAGAAATACAGAGTGTCTTGCGACTTTTGGCTCGATCAACTAGATTCGTGCGCAATCTAGCTTCAACTTCATCTGGTAAGTTTAAACTTTGTGATCTCCCCTTCGAATCACATAAGCAACGTCTAATCACGATATTAAATGAAAGATTTCATCCGTCTTAAGTTGAGTTGGAAAATGAaatcaattaaaaataaaatgaaattttaacaGAGGAGCTTTAAAACAAGGTTATTGTGAATAATGAAAAAGTGAAAATTTGTCCACTCTACGAAAGGGGGGCTGGTACTTTGGTAGATTAAAAATCCAAcaaaatatacttaaaataagaagaaattatAGAAGATTGAAAGAGTTGAGTTGTCGAAGTTCTTAAAAAATGTGGCTAATAATTGTTCTGATCCTTAGCTTTGGTTGAGAGATTTTAATACTGTTCTATCCCCTATTGAAAGACTTGGAGGTCATACTACTGAGGTATAGATGGAACAGTTTCAAGAATGTGTATCTTTATGCTGCATTGTGGATGTTTCAACTATTGGGGATCTCTTTACACGGTCTAACAAACAAGAAGTATCTGAGAGGGTCTATAGTAGATTGGATAGGGCTATGGGCACTCTTGAGTGGATGTATATGTTTGGTGATTATATAGCTCATTTTCATCCCGAGGGATTATTTGATCACCGTCCATGTACCATAATGAATAGAAGAGCTGATATTGGAGGAAAAAAGAGATTCAAATACTTTAATACATGGGGGAAAGCTACTGAATTTAAGGATAGGGTTAACAGTGTTTGGAGTACTGGATACTCTGGTACTAAGATGTTTAGAGTTTTCAAGAAACTGAAAGCCCTCAAATTAGTGCTtaaaagtcttaataataaaTGTTTCTCTGATATGGAAAACACCACCAATATTGCTAGTATTGCTCTGGAACAGATACAGCAAGAATTGGTTGGAAATCTAGGGGACTTGAATTTGATTCAACATGAACTGGATTTGGCTAGTAACGTCAAAGATCTTATTGTAGCTATAGATAGCTTCTTATCACAGAAAGCAAAGATATAATGGTCCATTAAAGGGGATTTAAATACCTCTTATTTTCACCATGCTAttaagaagaggttgatgatgaaTAAAGTGGTTCAAATTGAGGATAAAGATGGAAATTTATGCACTGGAGGAGCTGAGATACAGAAGGAATTTCTAGACTATTATCAGGAATGATTGGGTTCTCCTAAGACTACTGATCCAGTCCAACAGCATGTAATAAGAAGGGGTCAATGTTGTACTGAGGAGCATTGGAAAATCTTATCTAGACCTATTACAGCTGAGGAAGTCAGACATAGCATCTTCAATATTCCCAAAGGGAAGTCACCAGGACTTGATGGCTATTCCAGTTAATTTTAAAGAGATGCTTGAGAGATAGTTGGTGATGATATTTATGCTGCCGTAATCAATTTCTTTGATAGTGGACAACTCCTTGTTTAGGTAAACTCTAAAGCTATTACTCTTATTCCAAAAATGGAGAGGCCAAAAAGTGTGAAACACTTTCGACCAATCTCTTATTGCAATGTCTTGCATAAATCAATTTATAAGATAATGTGTACTAGGCTGGCCTTGGTATTGCCTGCTATAATCAGCAGGAATCAGGGTGCTTTTGTAAAATGAAGAAGTATTCTTGAGAACATCCATATTTGTCAAGACATAGTAAAATTCTATAATAGAGGGATGGCCTCACCTAGATGTATGTTCAGGTTGGACCTGCAGAAAGCTTATGACTCTATAAATTGGCAGTTTATGGACCAAATGCTTAAAGCTCTTAACTTTCCTGGAAAACTTAGGGAGCTGATTATGAAGTGTATTTCTACTTCTTCTTATACTCTCAATTTTAATGGGGCTCAATTCGGATGCTTTAAGGGTAAAAGGGGTCTCAAGCAAGGGGACCCTATATCTCCCCTTATCTTTTGTATTTGTATGGAATATTTGACAAGAGTGATTGAGTATGCTACTGATAAGTGGTTCTTTAGATTCCACCCTCTATGGAAAAGCTTGAAGTTGACACATCTTTTATTTGCTAATGATTTATTGATGTTCTGCAAGGGTGATGTAAGATCAACAATGTTAATGTTAAGAGCACTTTCTACTTTCTCTTCAACCAACGGTCTTAGAGTTAACTCATCCAAATCAGAGGTAGTCTTTAATGGTGTGCCAGATGCTCTGAACCTGGATATTGCCTATATATCAGGATTCCAGGACGGGGTACTGCCTTTTAAATATCTCGGTATACCCATTCAACCATGAGATTGACAACATCAGATTGTaactgttagaaatctagatctctttactcaacatattcatatatgttatattttaatttagtcataaaattaaacattgatcttatgcatgcaaacaataaagaaaataaagaagaaatcttcattcttacattgagttttcggtttatatgggcacaagtgagttctcctactcacttgttcttgtgctctccttaattggatgaacaaggattcaagaagagaatccctcccaaggttttatacccaagataacaacttaataaaattaatattattattactagaacaataataattttgtgtaaaaaattgacccaaaatatttatttttgtctcTTAAAAGcggttaagagaaggagaagagggaagaagtttttatctctctaaaaactcaatATTTTTGATGGtatg
It includes:
- the LOC141590071 gene encoding uncharacterized protein LOC141590071, whose translation is MEQFQECVSLCCIVDVSTIGDLFTRSNKQEVSERVYSRLDRAMGTLEWMYMFGDYIAHFHPEGLFDHRPCTIMNRRADIGGKKRFKYFNTWGKATEFKDRVNSVWSTGYSGTKMFRVFKKLKALKLVLKSLNNKCFSDMENTTNIASIALEQIQQELVGNLGDLNLIQHELDLASNVKDLIVAIDSFLSQKAKI